The genomic segment CTCTACGACGAGCCCGAGGCCGAGGAGATCGCGGCCAATTTGTTCAGCTTCCAGCAGGAGCAGGGCGTGGCCCGGCCCGTGGTGCTGCTCAAGGCCTCGGCGGGCGGCGGCGGCATGGGCATCGAGGAAATCCACGACATCGATTCCTTCCGCATGACCTACCGGCGCATCCGCAACTACGCCAAGCGCCAGTTCGGCGACGAGGGCGTGCTCGTGGAGCAGCGCATCTTCGACTTCAACCACCTGGAGGTCCAGGTGCTGGGCGACCGCCACGGCGGCGAGCCCCTGCACTTTGGCACCCGCAACTGCTCCGTGCAGTCCACGGGCCGCCAGAAGCGCATCGAGGTCGCCCCGGGGTTCGCCCCCGCCGAGGTGCGCTACGGCTTCGACGCCGCCGGGGTGCTCGAGGCCATCAAGGACCACAGCCTGGCCATCGCCCGCGAGGCGGGCTACGACAGCGTGGGCACCTGGGAATGGATCGTGACCCCCAAGGGCGAGCCGTTCCTCATGGAGGTCAACACGCGCATCCAGGTGGAGAACGGCGTGTCCGCCGTCATCTCGCGCATTGCGGGCAAGGGCGGGGTGGACCTCATCGCCGAGCAGATTCGCTGCGCCCTGGGCGAGCGCCCCGGCTACACCCAGAAGGACATCACCTTCGAGGGCGTGGGCATCGAGTACCGCCTCATCGCCGAGGACCCCGACAACAAGTTCACCCCCTGGGCCGGGCGCATCGACACCTTCGCCTGGGAGCCCGCGCCCTGGCTGTCGGTGTACACCCAGGTGCCCACCGACGAGCCCTACCAGATTCCCACGGACTTCGACCCCAACCTGGCCCTGGCCATCATCTGGGGCAAGGACCTGGCCGAGGCCAAGGCGCGCGGCCTTGAGTTCCTTGACAAGCTGGTGTTGGACGGTACAGATTCCACAGGCGTGGAGCTCAAGTCCAACGTGGAATTTCTGCGTCACAAGACGGAGAACCTGCTGGTTTTCTAGGCGCGCCGCGCCTCAACCCCCGGCGCCAGCCCGCCCCGCCCGAATCCTCGCGCGGGGCGCACCGCCGCGTCGGCCATCCCCCGGACAGCCATGGACATCGAAAAGCGCATCCTGAGCCTCACGGAACGGCTCAATTATATCAAGGACATCTTCGCCGAGAAGGAAAACGCCAACATCGAGCTGCTGCAATCCAAGCTCGCGGACTTTGCGGCCAACGGCGCCGACATGTCGGCCCAGGAGGCCGGCCGCCAGCTCGAAGCCCTGGAAGACCTCTACGTCTTCCTGGAGAAGAAGCTCGAGCGCGACCTGACGCCCATGGACAAGGTGCGCATCGTGCGCCATCCCCAGCGCATCTGCCTCAAGGATATCCTGGAAAACGTCTACGACAACTACACCGAGATCGGCGGCGAGGGCGAGTACAACATCGACCCGAGCATGCTCATCGCCCGGGCCTAT from the Desulfocurvus vexinensis DSM 17965 genome contains:
- a CDS encoding biotin carboxylase N-terminal domain-containing protein, with translation MPTKGKVLVANRGEIAMRIAQACIKLGLDFVCVHTAADAHSGHVRLAREKGGPGSLYRISSYQDANELLAVADDAGATAIHPGYGFFAEDFRFARRVTERMRSLTWIGPSWRVIRELGDKINTKRLARGLGVPTVPGSDRPLYDEPEAEEIAANLFSFQQEQGVARPVVLLKASAGGGGMGIEEIHDIDSFRMTYRRIRNYAKRQFGDEGVLVEQRIFDFNHLEVQVLGDRHGGEPLHFGTRNCSVQSTGRQKRIEVAPGFAPAEVRYGFDAAGVLEAIKDHSLAIAREAGYDSVGTWEWIVTPKGEPFLMEVNTRIQVENGVSAVISRIAGKGGVDLIAEQIRCALGERPGYTQKDITFEGVGIEYRLIAEDPDNKFTPWAGRIDTFAWEPAPWLSVYTQVPTDEPYQIPTDFDPNLALAIIWGKDLAEAKARGLEFLDKLVLDGTDSTGVELKSNVEFLRHKTENLLVF